The Algoriphagus sp. TR-M9 genome has a window encoding:
- a CDS encoding HD domain-containing protein — MFNKQVDKLLLEIEYKTRELFDTALNPEVCYHNLDHTLSIVNQVGIIGGFYDLPQEQQEDLTIAGWLHDIGYLQGVAQEHEKRGAAFAGKLLASMSVEPCRINRVQGAILATKVPQQPQNLLECIICDADLYHLSSDQFYEQTLILKKENEQLNRKKWKLAEWLRNSEQFMKQHRYHSEYAKEHFLPGKLANLEFLQAKIKELEF, encoded by the coding sequence ATGTTCAATAAACAAGTGGATAAACTTCTTTTAGAGATAGAGTACAAGACCAGAGAATTGTTTGACACAGCGTTGAATCCTGAAGTTTGTTATCACAATCTTGATCATACCTTATCTATTGTAAATCAAGTGGGGATTATTGGTGGTTTTTACGATTTGCCGCAAGAGCAGCAGGAAGATTTGACCATAGCGGGCTGGTTGCATGACATAGGATATCTACAAGGTGTGGCCCAGGAGCATGAAAAGCGTGGAGCAGCCTTTGCAGGCAAATTATTAGCGTCAATGTCTGTTGAACCTTGCAGAATCAATAGAGTGCAAGGGGCTATTTTGGCTACTAAGGTGCCACAGCAGCCGCAAAATCTGCTGGAATGTATTATTTGCGATGCTGACCTTTATCACCTGAGTTCGGATCAGTTTTATGAACAAACGCTAATTCTCAAAAAAGAAAATGAACAACTGAACCGGAAAAAATGGAAACTGGCCGAATGGCTACGGAACAGCGAGCAGTTCATGAAGCAACACCGGTACCACAGCGAGTATGCCAAGGAGCATTTTTTACCGGGCAAACTGGCCAATCTTGAGTTTCTACAAGCTAAAATTAAAGAGCTGGAGTTCTGA
- a CDS encoding sodium-translocating pyrophosphatase, with translation MEQALIYLVPLLGIIGLIVMAIKSAWVTKQETGDKTMMELAGYIADGAMAFLKAEWKVLGYFAVIAMILLAWSGNMVETSSPVIAISFLIGAVFSAFAGFIGMRIATKANVRTTQAARTSLKQALKVSFTGGSVMGLGVAGLAVLGLGALFIVFYQLYVQRVGAGVNGVEMEKALEVLAGFSLGAESIALFARVGGGIYTKAADVGADLVGKVEAGIPEDDVRNPATIADNVGDNVGDVAGMGADLFGSYVATILATMVLGREIVSADNFGGIAPILLPMVLAGLGIIFSILGMLFVTIKDEKGDVQKALNMGNWSSIVFTAIASFFIVQYMLPETMSIRGYEFTNIQVFYAIILGLVVGTLMSIITEYYTAMGKRPVKSIIKQSATGHATNIIGGLSVGMESTVLPILVLAGGIYGAYEFAGLYGVAIAAAGMMATTAMQLAIDAFGPIADNAGGIAEMSQLPEEVRGRTDILDAVGNTTAATGKGFAIASAALTSLALFAAFVGIAGIDAIDIYKAPVLAGLFVGGMIPFIFSSLAIAAVGRAAMDMVNEVRRQFREIPGIMEYKAKPEYDKCVEISTKASIREMIAPGAIALITPILVGFLFGPEVLGGLLAGVTVSGVLMGMFQSNAGGAWDNAKKSFEKGVEIDGEMFYKKSEPHKASVTGDTVGDPFKDTSGPSMNILIKLMSIVALIIAPHISEKAHSDTLTSNIEVKKEITYENGKKVVTETITALEKNE, from the coding sequence ATGGAACAAGCTCTAATTTATCTAGTACCCCTTCTGGGGATCATAGGCCTGATCGTGATGGCCATTAAGTCTGCCTGGGTGACCAAGCAAGAAACAGGCGACAAAACCATGATGGAACTGGCCGGCTACATTGCAGATGGAGCCATGGCTTTTCTAAAAGCCGAATGGAAAGTACTCGGCTATTTTGCGGTGATCGCCATGATCCTGCTGGCCTGGTCTGGCAATATGGTGGAAACCTCCAGTCCGGTAATTGCCATCTCATTTTTAATAGGCGCAGTATTCTCAGCATTTGCAGGGTTTATAGGTATGCGCATCGCCACCAAAGCCAATGTCCGCACCACTCAAGCTGCCCGAACTAGTTTAAAGCAAGCCCTCAAGGTATCATTTACCGGTGGGTCTGTGATGGGGCTAGGAGTAGCAGGACTAGCCGTCCTCGGGCTTGGCGCATTATTTATAGTATTCTACCAACTCTATGTACAGCGTGTAGGTGCCGGAGTGAATGGCGTGGAAATGGAAAAAGCGCTGGAAGTCTTGGCCGGTTTTTCCCTGGGGGCTGAATCTATCGCGCTTTTTGCCCGTGTAGGCGGGGGTATCTATACCAAAGCTGCTGATGTGGGAGCCGATCTAGTGGGAAAGGTGGAAGCAGGGATTCCAGAAGATGATGTCAGAAACCCGGCTACCATTGCAGATAATGTAGGAGATAATGTGGGTGATGTGGCCGGAATGGGCGCAGATCTGTTTGGCTCCTATGTAGCTACGATTTTGGCGACCATGGTATTAGGCAGAGAGATTGTCTCAGCAGATAATTTCGGAGGTATTGCCCCTATACTTCTACCTATGGTTTTGGCAGGCTTGGGAATTATATTTTCCATACTCGGGATGCTTTTTGTGACAATTAAAGACGAAAAAGGTGACGTACAAAAAGCACTAAATATGGGCAATTGGTCATCGATTGTATTTACGGCCATTGCCTCTTTTTTCATCGTGCAGTACATGCTACCGGAGACCATGTCCATCCGAGGCTATGAATTCACCAATATTCAGGTCTTTTATGCTATCATCCTGGGCTTGGTAGTAGGCACCTTGATGAGCATTATCACAGAATACTACACCGCCATGGGCAAAAGACCTGTCAAATCCATTATCAAGCAATCCGCCACCGGCCATGCCACCAACATCATCGGGGGACTATCAGTGGGAATGGAATCCACTGTTCTACCAATTTTAGTTTTGGCTGGTGGAATATATGGAGCCTATGAGTTTGCCGGTCTTTACGGAGTGGCTATCGCCGCCGCAGGCATGATGGCTACTACAGCTATGCAACTGGCCATTGATGCATTTGGCCCTATCGCCGACAATGCGGGCGGAATAGCTGAAATGAGCCAGCTACCAGAAGAAGTCAGAGGGAGAACTGATATTTTAGATGCGGTAGGCAATACCACTGCAGCCACCGGCAAAGGCTTTGCCATCGCTTCAGCCGCTTTGACTTCCCTGGCTCTTTTTGCGGCCTTTGTAGGAATCGCCGGAATAGATGCCATAGACATTTACAAAGCTCCTGTATTGGCAGGCTTATTTGTAGGCGGCATGATCCCCTTTATTTTCTCCTCCCTGGCTATCGCCGCAGTAGGCCGTGCAGCCATGGACATGGTCAATGAAGTGAGAAGACAGTTTCGTGAGATTCCCGGCATCATGGAGTACAAAGCCAAGCCGGAATACGACAAGTGCGTGGAAATATCCACCAAAGCATCTATTCGGGAAATGATCGCACCTGGAGCGATCGCCTTGATCACACCCATTCTGGTAGGTTTTCTTTTTGGGCCGGAAGTACTGGGAGGCTTGCTCGCTGGAGTCACTGTTTCTGGCGTATTGATGGGAATGTTCCAGTCCAACGCTGGTGGAGCATGGGACAATGCAAAGAAATCATTTGAGAAAGGAGTGGAAATCGATGGGGAGATGTTTTATAAAAAATCAGAACCACACAAGGCATCCGTAACCGGTGACACGGTAGGAGATCCTTTCAAAGACACCTCCGGACCTTCCATGAATATCCTGATCAAGTTAATGTCAATTGTGGCCTTGATCATTGCCCCGCATATTTCCGAAAAGGCTCACTCTGACACTTTGACCAGCAACATAGAGGTGAAAAAAGAAATCACCTATGAAAATGGCAAGAAGGTAGTCACGGAAACGATCACAGCGCTTGAGAAGAATGAATAA
- a CDS encoding SusC/RagA family TonB-linked outer membrane protein — translation MKKNYEMTLLFLLSFLGSIPLFAQQNITGKVTAQEDGMPLPGVSIVIQGTTTGAVTDLDGNYSISVPNAESVLVYSFIGFETVTRTVGNNSTINVAMPTETSELDEFIVTAFGISQEKKALGYSAQSVDAEAITATKQPNIVNALQGQVAGVQVTNSGGAPGQSARIVIRGINSLDPSADNQPLFVVDGVPVDNSTVESANTPRGMSNRMADINPNDIESMSVLKGAAATALYGVRAANGAVIITTKKGKAGQVQVNINSSVGFDKLVKMPALQDEYGQGFSGERDDSSFWPSWGASFAEENDPSYVYQDNWNNAFDTGVTLDNNVSVSGGNEKATFFGSFGRLDQDGIIPFSNWARTTAKLSGTVTASEKFNFSASMNYSNSGGNRVPHDRFLERMMYWSESTDVTDYINEDGTMKTYGNTNPIYDARFATYEDNVNRVIGNINLNYSPADWITLSYRLGTDFYSDSREEITPGPMGIDGEQALSSTGFIEETRINSRDLNSNFYVTLKKQWNPDWNTQLRLGNDVFERKYDRVTATGSDFVIPGFYNLNNTTQIFASQGSSIRRLVGFYGDLMVDYKNLLFLNVTGRNDISSTLPKENNSFFYPSVNLGWVFSESFSMPSWVTFGKLRGSWAQVGKDTNPHILGATFVSPSVFPLNGQVGFSKNSQFGDPALKPELTTSIEFGTQMAFFNNRANLDVTYYKSNARDQIIPVPISDATGFSSYITNAGEIENRGWEIVLGGSPIETTDFKWDVTANLTTNKNEIKGIREGIDQIVIGSQFGYSGSTVTMILTEGEAYGNIYGSHYVRPGLEEGATHLDRSLTQQIGANGFPVRTGNQLILGNAVPKFFGGLRNTLTYKGLELSFMIDFRTGIEQYDQFGNFLSAFGKQEDSERRNDTVIFPGVLADGSQNSKEVWLGQGVGPDGVDYGAGYWRNYYRTTSENFVNDASFLKLRNITLAYSLQPAVLERTPFRSARLSLAANNIILSTPWDGFDPESFSAGAGGNAIGFTGLGFPGVQSYFVTLNLGL, via the coding sequence ATGAAGAAAAACTACGAAATGACATTGCTTTTTCTGTTGAGTTTTCTGGGGAGTATTCCGCTCTTTGCCCAGCAAAACATCACAGGAAAGGTAACCGCACAGGAAGACGGCATGCCGCTTCCAGGTGTGAGCATCGTGATTCAGGGCACCACCACAGGTGCCGTGACTGATTTGGACGGAAATTATTCGATTTCTGTACCCAATGCTGAGTCGGTCCTGGTATATTCATTTATCGGGTTTGAAACTGTCACCAGAACGGTAGGAAACAACTCTACCATTAATGTAGCTATGCCTACAGAGACTTCCGAGCTGGATGAATTCATAGTGACAGCCTTCGGTATTTCTCAAGAAAAGAAAGCTCTAGGCTACTCCGCACAAAGTGTGGACGCTGAAGCAATCACCGCTACTAAGCAACCAAACATCGTTAATGCCCTGCAAGGTCAGGTAGCAGGTGTGCAGGTTACTAACTCAGGTGGTGCACCAGGTCAGTCTGCAAGAATTGTGATCAGAGGTATCAATTCCCTGGATCCTTCTGCAGATAACCAGCCCCTATTCGTAGTGGATGGTGTACCCGTGGATAACTCTACTGTGGAGTCCGCCAATACGCCTAGAGGTATGTCAAACAGAATGGCTGATATCAACCCCAATGATATCGAGTCCATGTCCGTATTGAAAGGTGCAGCCGCCACAGCACTGTACGGGGTACGTGCTGCGAACGGTGCAGTGATCATCACTACCAAAAAAGGAAAAGCTGGACAAGTTCAGGTCAATATCAACAGTTCTGTAGGTTTTGATAAGCTAGTAAAAATGCCTGCATTGCAGGACGAATATGGTCAAGGTTTCAGTGGAGAAAGAGATGACAGTAGTTTCTGGCCTTCATGGGGTGCAAGTTTCGCTGAAGAAAATGACCCTAGCTATGTGTATCAGGACAATTGGAACAATGCATTTGATACAGGAGTAACCCTAGATAATAATGTAAGTGTATCCGGGGGTAATGAAAAAGCCACCTTCTTTGGATCATTTGGGCGTTTGGATCAAGATGGTATCATTCCATTCTCCAACTGGGCAAGAACTACAGCGAAGCTTTCCGGTACGGTCACTGCCAGCGAAAAATTCAACTTTTCAGCTTCCATGAATTACTCCAATTCAGGTGGTAACCGTGTTCCTCATGATAGATTCCTAGAGCGAATGATGTACTGGTCAGAATCTACAGACGTTACCGACTACATCAACGAAGATGGAACCATGAAAACCTACGGTAATACCAACCCTATCTATGATGCTCGCTTTGCCACTTATGAAGATAATGTAAACCGTGTAATCGGTAACATCAACTTAAATTACAGTCCAGCTGATTGGATCACGCTTTCGTACCGCTTGGGTACTGACTTTTATTCAGACAGCAGAGAGGAAATCACTCCCGGCCCCATGGGTATAGACGGAGAGCAGGCTTTGAGTTCCACTGGATTTATCGAAGAAACCAGAATTAACAGCCGTGATTTGAACTCAAACTTCTACGTGACTTTGAAAAAGCAGTGGAACCCGGACTGGAACACCCAATTGAGATTAGGTAACGATGTATTTGAAAGAAAATATGACCGGGTAACGGCTACAGGTTCCGACTTTGTGATCCCTGGATTTTACAACCTGAATAATACGACTCAGATTTTTGCGAGCCAAGGATCTAGCATACGTCGCTTGGTAGGTTTCTATGGAGACTTGATGGTAGATTACAAGAACCTACTCTTCCTGAATGTAACCGGTAGAAATGACATCTCTTCTACCCTGCCAAAGGAAAACAACTCCTTCTTCTATCCTTCAGTGAACTTGGGGTGGGTATTTAGCGAGAGCTTTAGCATGCCTTCTTGGGTTACTTTTGGTAAGCTGAGAGGTTCATGGGCACAAGTAGGTAAGGATACCAATCCGCATATCCTCGGAGCCACCTTCGTATCCCCTTCAGTATTCCCGCTGAACGGTCAGGTGGGATTCTCTAAAAATTCACAATTTGGAGATCCGGCTTTGAAACCAGAGCTAACCACCTCTATCGAATTTGGTACACAAATGGCCTTTTTCAACAATAGAGCAAACTTGGATGTAACTTACTACAAGTCCAACGCAAGAGATCAGATCATACCCGTACCTATCTCAGATGCCACTGGATTTTCATCCTACATCACCAATGCAGGTGAAATCGAAAACCGTGGTTGGGAGATTGTATTGGGAGGTAGCCCAATAGAAACTACTGATTTCAAATGGGATGTGACCGCAAACCTAACTACCAATAAAAATGAGATCAAAGGGATCAGAGAAGGTATCGACCAGATCGTAATCGGTTCCCAATTCGGATATTCAGGAAGTACTGTCACCATGATCCTAACCGAGGGTGAAGCTTATGGTAACATCTATGGATCCCACTATGTAAGACCTGGCTTGGAAGAAGGCGCTACACATCTAGACAGATCCCTGACACAGCAAATTGGCGCCAATGGATTCCCAGTCCGTACGGGTAATCAGCTCATTCTAGGAAATGCAGTTCCAAAATTCTTTGGGGGATTGAGAAACACCCTGACCTACAAAGGACTGGAACTTTCCTTTATGATTGACTTCAGAACTGGCATAGAGCAATATGATCAATTTGGCAACTTCCTTTCTGCCTTTGGTAAGCAAGAAGATTCAGAAAGAAGAAACGATACGGTGATCTTCCCAGGTGTACTAGCTGATGGTTCTCAAAACTCCAAAGAAGTGTGGCTAGGGCAAGGCGTTGGCCCGGACGGCGTGGATTATGGAGCTGGGTATTGGAGAAATTACTACAGAACCACATCTGAAAACTTTGTAAATGATGCAAGCTTTCTGAAACTGAGAAACATCACCCTAGCCTACAGTTTACAGCCAGCTGTATTGGAAAGGACTCCTTTCAGAAGTGCGAGACTTTCGCTAGCAGCTAATAACATCATCCTTTCCACTCCTTGGGATGGATTTGATCCTGAATCTTTCTCAGCAGGTGCTGGCGGAAACGCCATAGGATTTACAGGACTAGGATTCCCTGGTGTCCAAAGTTATTTCGTGACCTTGAATCTTGGACTCTAA
- a CDS encoding SusD/RagB family nutrient-binding outer membrane lipoprotein yields MKINNKILAMVGTTVLLSASSCDSYLDVNTNPNNPTDAPISGLMTNITYQTSLNVYREGSAVANYVQYLASPNPGSGSDTMDPLNFSSLWFNLYNVMTDLNELTIKAEESGANHYLGAGQVLMAFNLGMTVDLFGDVPFSESFNFTTVTPAYDNDEQLYGQVFSLLDQGIANLESETTASIGADDFIYEGDVDNWLKFAYTLKARYMIHTKGTGSYSASEVLDAVSKGFTSNDQNAQVEFFEQDFNPWASVAINNANLLLGGWISEQFIQALDGTSYPAVDPRLPLLVGTTDEGEFVGTVNGAGRGNAPEQGARSTLVEGQYLTSRQSPVLIATYSELKFIEAEAALGTDQDRAYAAYMDGIEANMDMLSVDDESKNAYLTDPSVAVGAANLTIDLIFKEKYVANFLHPETWNDARRFDYAYKDFTQPANMNPDLGGEYIRRFAYPDSEQSRNGANVPEVTLLDRIWWDQ; encoded by the coding sequence ATGAAAATCAACAATAAAATACTAGCAATGGTGGGCACCACGGTTTTACTCAGTGCCTCCAGCTGTGACTCATACTTGGATGTCAATACGAATCCAAACAACCCTACAGATGCGCCGATTTCAGGTCTGATGACCAACATCACCTACCAAACCAGCTTAAATGTATATCGGGAAGGTAGCGCGGTGGCCAATTATGTGCAGTACCTCGCCTCACCCAACCCGGGCAGTGGTTCGGATACCATGGATCCACTTAATTTCAGCTCCCTTTGGTTCAATCTTTACAATGTAATGACAGACCTAAATGAGCTTACAATCAAAGCAGAAGAGTCTGGTGCAAATCATTACCTGGGAGCCGGCCAAGTGCTCATGGCATTTAACCTAGGCATGACAGTCGACCTTTTTGGAGATGTGCCGTTTTCAGAAAGCTTTAACTTCACCACCGTAACTCCGGCCTATGATAACGACGAGCAGCTTTATGGACAGGTCTTTTCTCTGCTAGACCAAGGGATAGCAAATCTAGAAAGTGAAACAACTGCCTCCATAGGAGCAGATGACTTTATCTATGAAGGTGATGTGGACAATTGGTTGAAATTTGCCTATACTTTGAAAGCCAGGTATATGATACACACCAAAGGAACCGGCTCATATAGCGCTTCCGAGGTTTTAGACGCCGTGTCCAAGGGTTTCACCTCAAACGACCAAAATGCTCAGGTTGAATTCTTTGAGCAGGACTTCAATCCCTGGGCAAGTGTAGCTATCAACAACGCCAATTTACTCCTTGGAGGTTGGATTTCTGAACAGTTTATCCAGGCTTTGGATGGTACATCCTACCCTGCTGTAGATCCACGTTTGCCACTTTTGGTAGGTACTACTGATGAGGGTGAATTTGTTGGAACTGTAAACGGTGCAGGTAGAGGAAATGCTCCTGAGCAGGGCGCAAGGTCTACTTTGGTAGAAGGACAATACCTGACTTCAAGACAATCTCCTGTACTGATTGCCACGTATTCTGAGCTCAAGTTTATAGAAGCAGAAGCAGCTTTGGGTACAGATCAGGATCGAGCCTATGCTGCCTACATGGATGGAATCGAAGCAAATATGGATATGCTCAGCGTGGACGACGAAAGCAAAAATGCTTACCTGACAGATCCTAGCGTAGCTGTAGGTGCGGCTAACCTGACTATAGACCTGATCTTCAAAGAAAAATATGTAGCAAACTTCCTACACCCTGAGACCTGGAATGATGCACGTAGGTTTGACTATGCGTACAAGGACTTCACTCAGCCGGCAAATATGAACCCGGATCTTGGCGGAGAATACATCAGAAGATTCGCTTATCCAGATAGTGAGCAGAGCCGTAATGGCGCCAACGTGCCTGAGGTCACCTTGCTAGACAGAATCTGGTGGGATCAATAA
- a CDS encoding D-alanyl-D-alanine carboxypeptidase: MRNYLLILLFLFSSCTVQKINKSITKSDIFDQGHLGFMLTDPTTDKVLVDINSDKYFIPASNTKLFTFYTSYTLLGDSLINGLNYLEKGDSLIFWGTGDPSLLHPDLKNTTALEFLKSQDKKLYLLDNFDQVNAFGPGWSWDWYNAYYAAERAALPVYGDIVRFAKEAGDSTFTVYPPRFETNLQLVEPRGNSSSSFRREHLENKFNYFVTSEATDRRFETDIPFITSAEFAAQMLAEETGKEIHVIKNPAYFSEDPKKLLTAPADSIYAQMMKISDNFLAEQLLLLVSDQLENKLSTYDAIAYAKENLLADLPDEPIWVDGSGLSAKNMFTPRSIIALLGKIRAEVPWEKIQAYFPAGGESGTIRNWYPADEGQPAYIYAKTGTLSMTNALSGYLLTKSGKILHFSCIFNNYPISGTELKTELTKVLYNIHDKY, from the coding sequence ATGAGAAACTACCTATTAATTCTCCTTTTTCTATTCAGCTCCTGCACGGTTCAGAAAATCAATAAATCCATTACCAAGTCAGACATTTTTGACCAAGGTCACCTTGGATTTATGCTGACCGACCCCACTACAGACAAGGTACTGGTCGATATCAATTCAGACAAGTACTTTATCCCTGCCTCCAATACCAAGCTATTTACTTTCTACACCTCTTACACGCTACTAGGAGACAGCCTGATCAACGGGTTGAACTACTTAGAAAAAGGAGATTCACTGATCTTTTGGGGAACTGGAGATCCTAGTTTGCTTCACCCGGATCTAAAAAACACTACGGCCCTTGAATTTTTGAAAAGCCAGGACAAGAAGCTGTACTTATTGGATAATTTCGACCAGGTCAATGCATTTGGGCCGGGCTGGTCCTGGGATTGGTACAATGCCTATTATGCCGCTGAGCGTGCTGCACTTCCCGTGTATGGCGACATCGTACGCTTTGCCAAAGAAGCCGGCGACAGTACTTTTACGGTTTATCCCCCTCGCTTTGAAACAAACTTGCAGCTCGTGGAGCCAAGGGGCAACTCCAGCTCTAGCTTCAGAAGGGAACATCTGGAAAACAAATTCAACTACTTCGTCACCTCAGAGGCTACAGACCGACGCTTCGAAACGGATATCCCCTTTATTACCTCTGCAGAATTCGCAGCGCAAATGCTAGCTGAGGAAACAGGTAAGGAAATCCATGTGATCAAAAACCCGGCATACTTTTCAGAAGACCCTAAGAAATTACTCACTGCACCAGCAGATAGCATCTATGCACAGATGATGAAAATTTCGGATAATTTCCTCGCTGAGCAGCTTTTGCTTTTAGTATCGGATCAGCTAGAAAACAAGTTGAGTACCTATGACGCCATTGCTTATGCAAAGGAAAATCTTTTGGCAGATCTGCCAGACGAACCGATCTGGGTAGATGGTTCTGGACTTTCTGCCAAAAACATGTTTACACCCAGAAGCATCATTGCTTTGCTGGGAAAAATAAGAGCTGAGGTTCCATGGGAAAAAATCCAAGCTTATTTCCCGGCAGGAGGAGAATCCGGCACGATCAGAAATTGGTACCCCGCAGATGAAGGACAGCCTGCATACATTTATGCCAAAACCGGGACCCTCTCCATGACCAACGCACTAAGCGGATACTTACTGACTAAAAGCGGCAAAATTCTACACTTCTCCTGTATTTTTAATAATTACCCCATCTCCGGCACTGAACTAAAAACAGAGTTGACCAAGGTACTCTATAACATTCACGATAAATACTAG
- a CDS encoding S9 family peptidase, with translation MKRSLFLLLCLLITASSAQAQSFTMEQVGKFSFPSELSSSPTGEKIAWAMNEQGKRNVYFAEGPEFTPKKLTDFNEDDGQEISSLQFTPDGKWLIFVRGGDHGGGNASSPVNAQNLPILPKVELWKISLASGKAEPITEGDDPFVGFPDKVAFLKSGQIWTINLTGTTKPNQLFEVKGSIRSASYSPDGSKLAFVNNRGSHSLVGVYQDENTPIEWIAPSFHRDVMPQWSPDGNEIAFIRLRGGSGAAFPVLEPRHIPWEIWIANLAEKTAKQLWKAPETLPGSYSYPFFSFTGDGNLVFQSYEDGWQHLYTLDSKSGESKILTPGEYMVEQVKINPAKSKLIFSANTGESPEDIDRRHIGTVDLLNSKLTWETSGTGIEANPVWIGNGNKKAFFSATAQRSHLIAVNTGEQTMLLQEHLIPDDFPQNALVIPKQVKFSAPDGTTVYGQLFEKEGGPAKKPGVIFAHGGPQRQMLLGWSYMDYYSNTYALNQYLAELGFVVLSVNYRLGIGYGYEFHRPANGYYRGAVEYQDIKAGGEFLANLPQVDAERIGIYGGSYGGYLTALALARDSDLFKVGVDIHGVHDLDGRYKLPETYEVAPDLDEAKKIAWESSPMSDLENWTSPVLFIHSDDDRNVGVSQTAAIIRRFEEMGKSYEALLIPGDTHHWMKWSNMIRVDQATADFLEKHLMD, from the coding sequence ATGAAACGATCGCTCTTTCTTCTCTTGTGTTTGCTGATCACTGCATCATCAGCCCAAGCTCAATCCTTCACCATGGAGCAGGTGGGAAAATTCAGCTTTCCTTCTGAGCTCAGCTCCTCTCCCACTGGTGAAAAAATAGCCTGGGCCATGAATGAGCAGGGAAAAAGAAACGTGTATTTTGCGGAGGGGCCTGAGTTCACTCCCAAAAAACTTACCGATTTCAATGAAGATGATGGGCAGGAAATTTCCAGCCTACAGTTCACACCTGACGGCAAATGGCTGATCTTTGTGCGGGGTGGTGACCATGGAGGAGGCAATGCTTCTTCCCCGGTAAATGCACAGAACCTACCAATACTACCAAAAGTAGAACTATGGAAAATCAGCTTAGCCTCAGGCAAGGCTGAGCCAATTACCGAGGGAGATGATCCTTTTGTAGGATTCCCCGACAAAGTAGCTTTCCTCAAAAGCGGACAAATCTGGACTATTAACCTTACAGGAACTACCAAGCCTAACCAACTTTTTGAAGTAAAGGGGAGCATACGCTCAGCGAGCTATTCACCAGATGGAAGCAAGCTTGCTTTTGTAAACAATCGAGGTTCCCATTCCTTGGTCGGAGTGTATCAGGATGAAAACACACCCATCGAATGGATCGCCCCCTCTTTCCACAGAGATGTCATGCCCCAATGGTCACCTGACGGAAATGAAATTGCATTTATTAGGTTAAGAGGCGGAAGTGGTGCTGCATTTCCGGTTTTGGAACCCAGGCATATCCCTTGGGAGATTTGGATTGCAAATCTAGCTGAAAAAACTGCCAAGCAACTCTGGAAAGCGCCTGAAACCCTTCCTGGCTCCTATTCCTACCCCTTCTTCTCCTTTACAGGGGATGGTAATTTAGTATTCCAATCCTACGAAGACGGTTGGCAGCACTTATATACGCTAGATTCCAAATCCGGGGAATCCAAAATCCTCACCCCAGGAGAATACATGGTAGAGCAGGTTAAAATCAACCCTGCCAAATCAAAACTCATTTTTTCCGCAAACACAGGGGAAAGCCCGGAGGATATAGACCGAAGACATATTGGCACCGTGGATCTTCTTAATTCCAAATTAACTTGGGAAACCAGTGGAACAGGAATAGAAGCAAATCCGGTCTGGATTGGAAATGGAAATAAAAAAGCATTCTTCAGCGCGACTGCCCAAAGATCCCATTTGATCGCAGTGAATACCGGGGAACAAACTATGCTCCTCCAAGAGCATCTCATACCGGATGATTTCCCACAAAACGCGCTGGTGATCCCGAAGCAAGTAAAATTCTCAGCCCCAGATGGGACTACTGTATATGGACAATTATTTGAGAAGGAAGGTGGTCCGGCTAAGAAACCCGGAGTGATTTTCGCCCATGGTGGGCCACAACGGCAAATGTTGCTCGGCTGGAGCTATATGGATTACTATTCTAATACTTATGCCTTAAACCAATATTTGGCTGAACTGGGCTTTGTGGTTTTGTCTGTTAATTACAGACTTGGGATAGGTTATGGGTATGAATTTCACCGTCCTGCCAATGGCTATTACCGAGGCGCTGTGGAGTATCAAGACATCAAAGCCGGTGGTGAATTTTTAGCCAATCTACCTCAGGTGGATGCTGAAAGGATCGGGATCTATGGAGGAAGTTACGGAGGGTATCTGACCGCTTTAGCCTTGGCCCGGGATTCGGATTTATTTAAAGTAGGGGTAGACATTCATGGTGTACATGATCTAGACGGAAGGTACAAACTGCCAGAAACCTATGAAGTGGCCCCAGACCTGGATGAAGCTAAAAAAATCGCCTGGGAGTCCTCTCCTATGTCCGACTTGGAAAACTGGACCTCACCTGTACTATTTATTCATTCAGACGATGATAGAAATGTGGGCGTGAGCCAAACAGCAGCTATAATCAGAAGATTTGAAGAAATGGGCAAAAGCTATGAAGCCTTACTTATTCCAGGTGATACGCACCATTGGATGAAGTGGTCAAATATGATCCGAGTAGATCAGGCCACAGCTGATTTCCTAGAAAAGCACCTTATGGACTAA